TCCGGCTTCGACGGCCTCCCGCCGCGTCATGAACTTCTTCCCCCGTGTCGTGAGGACCCGATAGCCCCAGTCGCAGGTGAGCGTAACGGCAGAGGGGGGTTCCGAAGTCTTGAAAGAAACCGCCTCCGCCCCGTCGATTCGATCTACAGCGATCTGCACGCCCTCTGAATTGTAAGCATGGATGTCCTTCACGCATTCTGGGGCGTATGGGGTTCCCTGGTCCGGCATGTGTCCGCGCATGACGGTATAGACCCCGTCTTTTTCGGCGACCCACAGGTGGTGGGCATAGGTTGGACCGGTGAAGCAAAGAAAGGCTAATAGCAAAAAGAACGGCGTTCTTATGATGTTCATGAGGTCAGGACTCCCGCATTAGAATTCGAGTTTGAAGCCGCCGGTGACAATGGCCCCGGGGGCGATGGTGTTGCCTTCGGAGGCGGACAAAAAGATAGGATACTCCTTATCGAAGAGATTTTCCACGTTCAGGAAGACGGTAAAACGGTTCAGGAATCTGCGGGACACCCCGAGGTCAACCGTCCAGTAATCTTCCGTTTCGAGGGTGTTCTCATTGTCGTAATAGATGTCGGCGTAATAGTTGCCGAGCAGGGTGACCGTTGCGAAGCGGGGGTGGTTGAAGTTCAATCCGATGTGAACGCTGTGCTTCGGATCGTTCGGGAGGTGGTTGCCCTCCAGGCTTTTGTTTTCCTGGTCTTCTTCGATCTGCGATACCGTGTAGCTGTAATTCCCGAACACGGTGAGATTGTCCAGGGGATACCACTGCAGTTCGGTCTCGAACCCGTAGATGTCGACCTTGCTGATGTTGTCGAGCTGGTATTCGTAATAGGTCTTGCCGTTTTTGACATAGGATCCGGTCAAACGGTCTCCGATATAGTCGTTGGCGAAGGATTGATAAAAGGTGGCCTTCGCCCAGACCGTATCCGAAAGGAAGCGCTCCCCGCCGAAGTCATACGACCAGATCTCCTCCGGTTTCAGGTCCGGGTTGGCGGTCCGGTAGTAGGTTCCGCCTCCCCGGACGTGAACCTTGTACAGCTCGAAGAGGCTCGGGGCCCGAAAGCCTTTCCCTCCGGAGGCCCGCAGGGTGGTCTTCGCATCCGGGTGGAAAGCCACGCCGATTTTGGGCGAAAAGTTGCCTTCGTCCTGGGTCGGATAGGCGTTCCGATAAGATTTGATGCCGCCGTCCGGTTTGGTGTCCCAGTTGGCGCCGTCCGAGGTCTCGATCCAGTCGTAGCGCGCGCCCAAGCTCACGAGCAGGCGCTTTTCGATAAGGTGAAGATTCAAATTGCCAAAGGGGGATACGAAGCGCTGGGTACCCTCCGCCCCGGCGTCCCTCGTCATTTCTGGATAGTCTTCGTCGTATTTCCAGGAGGCTTCTTTGTAGGCGGCGCCCAGCGTCAAGTCGGCCCAACCGAGGACCGGCAGAGTGGTTTGAAGATCGGCTCCCCAAGTGTAGGTGGAAGGCATGTTTTCCACCCGGTAAAGGGAGGTGTAGTTATCTTTTGCGGTGTCCTGGTAGGCGGTTTTGTCCGCGTGATTGAGATAGACCAGTCCCTTCAGGCCCAATCCGCCCGTTTGGCGGGAGTAGGTCGCCGAGTACTGATCCAGTTGGAGTTCGTCATAGAAGAATTCCCGCCCCTTCCCCATTTCATGATCGTAGTAGAGGGCGGAAAAGGTCGCCTCCGATTCGGGACTGAGGTCGTAGGTCGCTTTGCCGAAGACTTTCCCTGCCTCGCGATAGCGATCGATGGTGTAGCTTTCCACCCGATCGGTCATGAGAAAGCCGTCACTGTCTTCGTAGCCGCCGGCGAGCATCAGACCGAGATCGTCCCATTTCTGGCTGTGAAAGACCGATCCTGCGTAGGTGTCGGCTGTACCGGCCTGCCCGCTGATCGAGGATTGCCGCTTGGCGGATGGTTTCCGGGTGATGATGTGGATCACGCCGCCCAGACCTTCCGAGCCGTAGAGCGCTGAAGTGGGTCCGCGGACGATCTCGATCCGTTCGATGGTTTCCTTCGGGATATGCCCCCAGGCCACCCAGGCGATGGCATTGTTGAAGTTGTCGTTCTGCGGGACGCCGTCGACCAGCAGCAGGACCCGGTTTTTGCCTACGCCCCGCATGATGAGCGGGCTCACGATCCCGTTGGTTTGAAGTCCGTAATGGCGGAAATTGGAGACGCCCGGGACGCTGCGCACGATGTCCTCGACCCTTTCGAAAGGCGAAGCCATGATCTCTTCGGCGGTGATGACGGAGACGTCCTGCGGTGCGTCGAAGACCGGGATTTCACTCCGGGTCGCCGACACGACGACGGCGTCGAGCTGGTGAAGTTCCTTGCCCTGCCTGACGTCGGCCGCCAGAAGCGGGGCTGCATAGGCCGATATCCCGAAGATCAGGGCGAGCCAGACAAAGGGTGTCGTTTTTGTGCAGAAATCTTTCCGAGGGTGTTTTTCATGCATGGGTATTATCCTTCCTCGAATTGCTGTTATGGGGTGATGGCCTCCCGCCGTGGATTTTCTCATTCGTTTCTTGACAAGCATGCAGCAGATTCCAAAAGGCATGCGGCCGGCCCCAGCAGAGGATGAACTATCCGTGTGCCGCCTCGGGGCCCGGACCCTCCGCCCCGGCTTCGAAACAATCGATCGCTTGGGCCGCTGCAGCGTTGCTGGACGGTTGGCAAAAGGAGCCAAGAGATCCGGCTCCACCGGATCGGATCGATTTGGCCGCCGCTGCCGCCGAAAGAATCAGGATCATCCCCTCTCGATCAAGGCGCAGGTGCCAAAAAAAAACACGAAGGCATTCCACCCCCAGGGGGCGGAAAAGACCTTCGTGGTCAGATTCCGATCGAGATGGACTGCACCTATCCGCAGCCATAAACGCGGACGGGAAGGCGCCTTTCAAGCCACGGACATCCAAGTCCGGGCCGGGAACGAAAGGCCGGCAGCTTCGGCTGCCGCAATGCTACGGATGTGTCATAATGGATCGACCTTCAAACGTCAAGCCATTTTGAGGGTTCATCCGAAGAGAAAAAGGCAGCGTGCATTTTAGAGAGGCTGCCGTTTGGATGAAATCTTCTCCCCTTAAAGGTCGACGAAGAAAGATCGCATGCGGGGGCTGAGAAATCCTGCAGGATGCGGCGAACAGGCGAGGTCTCCATGAACGGAGACCGGGCCGGGCGTGCCGGGACCCCTGAGGACGCCTGCGGTTCAAGGGGTCCAACCTTTGGGTTGAATCTGGGAGGCAGGATCGTGCCGGCGGGGATTTCGCCCGCTGCAGGGCTCACGTCAGATCAGAACGATGCAGAAATAGGGGGAGCAGGGATAAGGATCGCGGCACGGTTCACGCACCCTGCCGGCCGATGTTTGCGTCCTCATCCGGGTTGTGCCACAATGTCCTGCGGACGGATCGGCCGCCGTATTCCGCCGCAACAGGGGCGGTGGACTCGCGCTCGAATGAGAAGCGGCGGGTTGGACGCATTTGGATCTTGGACTTTAGGAGGTCGGACGATGAGGATGTCGACGTGGGCGGGGATGATCCTGGTTCTGGTTCTACTTCTGTCTTATGCAGCGGACCGGTCGCCGGTTCTTGCCGCTGAGCCGCTGAGGGTCTTCGTAAGCGTCATTCCACAGGGCTATTTTGTAAAGAGGATCGGGGGCGAGCGGGTGGAGGTGCATGCCATGGTCAAACCCGGCGCGAATCCGGCCACCTATGAACCTAAGCCGAATCAGATGGTTATGCTCGCCGGGACCCGGGTTTATTTTGCTACGGGGGTCCCGTTCGAGGGTACGTGGCTCGGGCGGTTTGCTTCGATGAACCCCGGGATGCAGATCGTGCGCACCGATCGGGGCATCGAAAAGCGTTCGATGGAAGGTCATCGTCACGCGGATGAAAAGCCCGAGGCCGGCCATTCGTCCGAGGCCGGCAGGGATCCCCACGTCTGGCTTTCACCGCCGCTTGTCATGCTCCAGGCACGCCATATCCTAGAGGCCCTGATCCGGGAAGACCCTTCTGGAAGGACGGATTTTGAAGCGAACTACAAGCGGTTGATCCTCGACCTGATCGATCTCGATGCCGAGATTCGACATCTCTTCGCTGACAAAGGGGAAGGGGGGGCATTCCTGGTGTTTCACCCGGCATGGGGTTACTTCGGGGAGGCTTACGGCCTCCGGCAGATTCCTGTGGAGGTCGAGGGGAAGGAGCCCAAACCTTCCGAGCTCTCGCAATTGATCGACCATGCCCGGGAAGAAAAGATCACCGCCTTGTTTGTCCAGCCCCAGTTCTCTACCCGCAGTGCCCAGGTGATAGCGGAGGCGATCGGCGGGAAGCTGGTCGTCGCCGATCCGCTCGCAGGCGACTGGATGGCGAACCTGCGCCAGGTTGCGGAGAGTGTCCATGCGGCGCTGCCCTGAGGACGGCGCATCGGCCTCCGTCCGACGTTTTTTGCAATCCATAGGAATCACGCTGCAACCCCTTTCCGACACGGGATAGGACGGGGAGCAATCAAGCCGCCGGGTTGAGAAAGAAACCAAACATCCAAGAGATTCCAGGAGTGTGTCGGCTTTCTGCCTGCCTGGGGTTATTCAAATGGATGTTGTTCGGGCCGGCCCCTTGGCCTCGCAGATCAGGACGCTGTGGGTGAGGACCAGGGTCGCCTCAGGGTGAGGCACAGGCTGCTGAAGGTCCTTTTCGGTGATGTCTTCGGGTGGGCGCCGCGAGGTGTCGACGGCCAGGAACCAGGTTTTTCCAGCCAGGGCGGGAAGCGGGACGCGCAGCGAGCGGGCCGACATGTTGCAGATGACGTGCACCGGCTCTTCTTCGGGCGTCATGCCGGCGAGGGTGAAGGCCAGGAAACGGCCCTCGGGATCGTTCCAGGACGGGTCGCTCCCGTCCGGCCCGTGCCAGGTGATGTCGGGGAGATCTTCCGGCCCGGCCGGGGCGCCGGTCAGGAAGCGCCTGCGCATGAGGGCGGGGTGGCGTTTGCGGAAAACGATCATCTCGCGGACGAATCGCAGCATGTCTTCGTTCGTGCGGGTGAGCTGCCAGTCGAGCCAGCCGATGGGGTTGTCCTGGCAATAGGCGTTGTTGTTTCCCTGCTGGGAACGGAGGACCTCGTCGCCGGCAAGGAGCATCGGGACGCCTTGACTCAAAAGGAGGATCGCCGCGAAATTGCGCGTCTGACGTCTGCGGAGGGAGAGGATGGCCAGATCCCTGGTGTCGCCCTCGCAGCCGCAGTTCCAGCTGAGGTTCTCCTCGGTCCCGTCCCGGTTGGCTTCTCCGTTGGCCTCGTTGTGCTTCCAGTTGTAGCTGACCAGGTCCTGGAGGGTGAAACCGTCATGGCAGGTGATGAAATTGATGCTGTTGATGGGAAGCCGGTCCCTCGGTTCGTAGAGGTCGCTGCTGCCGGAGACGCGGGTGGCGACTTCGCCGATGAGGCCGCCGTCCCCCCGTACGAACCGCCGGATGACATCCCGGTAACGGCCGTTCCATTCGGCCATGCGCAGCCCGGGAAAGGCGCCGACTTGATAGAGGCCGCCGGCATCCCATGCCTCGGCGATGATCCTGGTCTGGTTGAGGACCTGGGAGAATTCGACGCCCCAGACGAACGGGGCGTTGCGCATGACCTGTCCGTCCTCCCCCCTGGTGAATACGCTCGCCAGATCGAACCGAAACCCGTCGACGTGCATTTCTTCGACCCAATATTCCAGGCATCGAATCAGAAAGAGCGATACGAGCGGGTGGTTGCAGTTGATGGTGTTGCCGCAGCCCGTGTAGTCTCGGTAGACGCTGCGGTCGCTGCGGTCGAGATGATAGAAGGCGTTGTTCCAGAAGCCCTTGAAGTTGATCATGGGGCCGTCCGCACCGCCCTCGGCGGTGTGGTTGAAGACCACATCCATGATGACGCCGATCTCGGCCTGGTGAAGCGCCTTGACCATGTCCCGGAAGTCCTTCAGATGGGATCCTAGGTGCGGTGCGGTGCAGTACCCGGGGTGGGGCGAATAAAAGGAATGCGGGCTGTATCCCCAGAAGTTGTGGAGACCGCGCTCACGGGGGCCCTCGGGGATGTCCTGTTCGTCGAAGGCCATCACCGGCATCAGTTCTACATCCGTCACTCCAAGCGCTTTGAGATAAGGGATCTGCTCCACGAGGCCCGCAAAGGTACCCGGCTGCTTCACCTCCGATGAGGGGTGGCGGGTGAATCCTCCCACATGAGCTTCATAGATGACCGCCTTTTCAAGGCTGTGGTTCAGGGGTTCGTCACCCTCCCAGTCGTAGTCCGCCACATCGACTACGATGCCGCGCATGGCCGTGGCGGTGTTGTCTCCGGGGGCGGAGGCGCGCTGCCGGTCCCACAGGGCGTCCGATACCGCGACGGCCCAAGGGTCGACAAGGGATTTCCCGCCGTCGAAACGCAGCCCGGTGGCGGACGGGTTGCTCGGGCCGTCCGCGCGCCAGGTGTAGGCGGTGCCTGCCGGTAGGGCCTCGACGAAGACATGCCAGGTGAAATAGGTCCGGTTGATCTGCGGATCGAGTTGAATGACCTGAAAAGGCGCCCGGCTGAGGGCGTTTTCGAAAAGAAGCAGTTCTACGGCGTGAGCATACCGGCAGGGAAACGAGAAGTTCGTGCCCTCCTCCGAATATTGCATTCCAAAAGGGAAGCGTGAACCTGCACGCGTCCTGTATGGTTCCATCGCTCTTACCCCTTTGCGGGCGCTGGTGATTTCAGTCTGCAAGGACAATGGATTCTAAAGGGTCCGCGGCCGGCTGTCAAATGCTGAAGACGGCGGCGTGCGAAGCGGCCATGTCATCGTTCTTTCCAAAGGGGCGGGGCGGTGCTATACTCGTGCCGGGTTCGGATGAACGAGTGAAATTCGGCATCGTTCGAAGAGGGTCTTCAATGCGGGGAGGGCTGGATGACGAACACAGAATTGGACTTCACGATCCAGAAGCTCGGGGAGGGTGCCATGCCTTCCCCGATGGCGAATACCCAGTTCGTCAAAGACGAGCAGCATGTCGCTTTTCACCGGGATGCGCGCGATATCCTGGACTGCGTGGAAGCCGGTTTCGATCCGCCGCAGTTCGAACTGGCTGGGCCGCGTGAGAAGATCTATTTCGACCCGTGGAAGCTCAAGTGCGGGATCGTCACCTGCGGGGGCCTCTGTCCGGGGCTGAATGATGTCATCCGCGCCATCGTCCTTGGTCTCTTCTACCACTACGGCGTGCAGACCGTTTTCGGTTTCCGCTACGGCTTCGAGGGGTTGAGCTATCGCTATCACCATGTGCCGCTC
The Desulfatiglans anilini DSM 4660 DNA segment above includes these coding regions:
- a CDS encoding TonB-dependent receptor plug domain-containing protein, whose amino-acid sequence is MHEKHPRKDFCTKTTPFVWLALIFGISAYAAPLLAADVRQGKELHQLDAVVVSATRSEIPVFDAPQDVSVITAEEIMASPFERVEDIVRSVPGVSNFRHYGLQTNGIVSPLIMRGVGKNRVLLLVDGVPQNDNFNNAIAWVAWGHIPKETIERIEIVRGPTSALYGSEGLGGVIHIITRKPSAKRQSSISGQAGTADTYAGSVFHSQKWDDLGLMLAGGYEDSDGFLMTDRVESYTIDRYREAGKVFGKATYDLSPESEATFSALYYDHEMGKGREFFYDELQLDQYSATYSRQTGGLGLKGLVYLNHADKTAYQDTAKDNYTSLYRVENMPSTYTWGADLQTTLPVLGWADLTLGAAYKEASWKYDEDYPEMTRDAGAEGTQRFVSPFGNLNLHLIEKRLLVSLGARYDWIETSDGANWDTKPDGGIKSYRNAYPTQDEGNFSPKIGVAFHPDAKTTLRASGGKGFRAPSLFELYKVHVRGGGTYYRTANPDLKPEEIWSYDFGGERFLSDTVWAKATFYQSFANDYIGDRLTGSYVKNGKTYYEYQLDNISKVDIYGFETELQWYPLDNLTVFGNYSYTVSQIEEDQENKSLEGNHLPNDPKHSVHIGLNFNHPRFATVTLLGNYYADIYYDNENTLETEDYWTVDLGVSRRFLNRFTVFLNVENLFDKEYPIFLSASEGNTIAPGAIVTGGFKLEF
- a CDS encoding metal ABC transporter solute-binding protein, Zn/Mn family; translation: MRMSTWAGMILVLVLLLSYAADRSPVLAAEPLRVFVSVIPQGYFVKRIGGERVEVHAMVKPGANPATYEPKPNQMVMLAGTRVYFATGVPFEGTWLGRFASMNPGMQIVRTDRGIEKRSMEGHRHADEKPEAGHSSEAGRDPHVWLSPPLVMLQARHILEALIREDPSGRTDFEANYKRLILDLIDLDAEIRHLFADKGEGGAFLVFHPAWGYFGEAYGLRQIPVEVEGKEPKPSELSQLIDHAREEKITALFVQPQFSTRSAQVIAEAIGGKLVVADPLAGDWMANLRQVAESVHAALP
- the glgX gene encoding glycogen debranching protein GlgX, whose protein sequence is MEPYRTRAGSRFPFGMQYSEEGTNFSFPCRYAHAVELLLFENALSRAPFQVIQLDPQINRTYFTWHVFVEALPAGTAYTWRADGPSNPSATGLRFDGGKSLVDPWAVAVSDALWDRQRASAPGDNTATAMRGIVVDVADYDWEGDEPLNHSLEKAVIYEAHVGGFTRHPSSEVKQPGTFAGLVEQIPYLKALGVTDVELMPVMAFDEQDIPEGPRERGLHNFWGYSPHSFYSPHPGYCTAPHLGSHLKDFRDMVKALHQAEIGVIMDVVFNHTAEGGADGPMINFKGFWNNAFYHLDRSDRSVYRDYTGCGNTINCNHPLVSLFLIRCLEYWVEEMHVDGFRFDLASVFTRGEDGQVMRNAPFVWGVEFSQVLNQTRIIAEAWDAGGLYQVGAFPGLRMAEWNGRYRDVIRRFVRGDGGLIGEVATRVSGSSDLYEPRDRLPINSINFITCHDGFTLQDLVSYNWKHNEANGEANRDGTEENLSWNCGCEGDTRDLAILSLRRRQTRNFAAILLLSQGVPMLLAGDEVLRSQQGNNNAYCQDNPIGWLDWQLTRTNEDMLRFVREMIVFRKRHPALMRRRFLTGAPAGPEDLPDITWHGPDGSDPSWNDPEGRFLAFTLAGMTPEEEPVHVICNMSARSLRVPLPALAGKTWFLAVDTSRRPPEDITEKDLQQPVPHPEATLVLTHSVLICEAKGPARTTSI